The following are encoded together in the Tribolium castaneum strain GA2 chromosome 3, icTriCast1.1, whole genome shotgun sequence genome:
- the ergic53 gene encoding protein ERGIC-53 encodes MERVGLYLNKKIVVFLIGIVLSAVNANLVHKKFEYKYSFKPPYLAQKDGSVPFWEYGGNAIASAEKVRIAPSLRSQKGAIWTKNPINFDWWEVDIAFRVTGRGRVGADGLAFWYTQSKGAYDGEVFGSSDQWVGLGIFFDSFDNDGKHNNPYIMAVVNDGTQQFAHQLDGSTQMLAGCLRDFRNKPFPTRAKIEYYQNILTVLFHNGMTNNEQDYEVCLRAENVVLPKSGYFGLSAATGGLADDHDVIHFLTNSLHLPGQISTSNAVPGEEQQKLTQEYQDYQRKLEQQKADYRKEHPDEQKDPDIDEWFESDSQRELRQIFQGQNQIFQVVRELNNKLDEVVGRQERTMSLITQSAGGVAAPSATGHAPAPAGGYAGDTIRRHEVDAVFNNQNQILNTAREIRQFILELKTRADTILNNQAKQPTAQVQSVGYDTQSLISEMRDGLNHVKQNVAQVAQKIDQSPGGCPSVSCVSVTTLLVITVVQLLVILGYNIYRDNKDSQAKKFY; translated from the exons ATGGAGCGAGtaggtttatatttaaataaaaaaattgtagtgtTTTTAATTGGAATTGTATTAAGTGCCGTGAACGCAAATCtagtacataaaaaattcGAGTACAAATATTCATTCAAGCCCCCATACTTGGCCCAAAAGGACGGTTCGGTACCGTTTTGGGAATACGGTGGAA ATGCGATAGCGAGTGCGGAAAAGGTGCGAATTGCCCCGTCCCTTCGCAGCCAGAAGGGGGCTATATGGACCAAAAACCCCATCAATTTCGACTGGTGGGAAGTCGATATTGCGTTCAGAGTCACAGGGCGGGGGCGCGTGGGGGCTGACGGATTG GCGTTTTGGTACACTCAAAGCAAGGGGGCTTATGATGGCGAGGTTTTCGGCTCGTCTGACCAATGGGTGGGTCTTGGTATATTTTTTGACTCGTTTGACAATGATGGTAAACACAACAACCCTTACATCATGGCTGTGGTCAACGATGGGACCCAACAATTCGCCCATCAACT TGATGGGAGTACGCAAATGTTGGCCGGTTGTTTGCGCGATTTCCGTAACAAACCTTTCCCCACAAGGGCCAAAATTGAATATTACCAAAATATTCTCACAGTATTATTCCATAATGGTATGACTAATAACGAACAAGATTACGAGGTTTGTTTGAGGGCTGAAAATGTTGTTTTGCCCAAAAGTGGATATTTCGGACTTTCGGCAGCGACAGGTGGATTGGCTGATGATCATGACGTCATTCATTTCTTAACCAATAGCTTACATCTACCGGGTCAGATCAGCACTTCGAATGCGG TGCCGGGGGAGGAGCAACAAAAGCTGACTCAGGAGTATCAGGATTACCAACGGAAATTAGAGCAGCAGAAGGCCGACTATAGGAAGGAGCATCCTGATGAGCag AAAGACCCCGACATTGACGAATGGTTCGAGTCGGACAGCCAGCGCGAGTTGCGCCAGATTTTCCAAGGCCAGAATCAAATTTTCCAAGTCGTCCGTgaattaaacaacaaattgGACGAAGTTGTTGGTCGTCAAGAGCGCACAATGAGTTTAATTACACAAAGTGCCGGTGGAGTGGCAGCACCGTCGGCTACAGGCCACGCCCCTGCCCCAGCAGGTGGTTACGCAGGTGATACGATCAGGAGACACGAAGTCGATgctgtttttaataatcagAATCAAATTTTGAACACGGCGAGAGAAATTCGGCAATTTATACTGGAATTGAAGACGAGAGCTGACACTATTTTGAATAATCAAGCCAAGCAACCAACGGCCCAAGTACAGTCAGTGGGGTATGATACGCAGTCGCTTATTTCCGAAATGAGAGATGGGTTGAACCATGTCAAGCAAAATGTGGCTCAAGTGGCGCAAAAAATCGACCAAAGTCCTGGCGGGTGTCCTAGTGTTTCGTGCGTTTCGGTCACTACTTTGTTGGTTATAACAGTGGTGCAGTTGTTGGTGATTTTAGGGTACAATATTTACAG AGATAATAAAGACAGTCAAGCGAAGAAATTCTATTAG